The following are encoded together in the Ezakiella massiliensis genome:
- a CDS encoding uracil-DNA glycosylase — protein sequence MELFTNDWGEVLSPIINSEYFVDLMEKLADERKSYDIFPGEKDVFRAFNLTAYKETRVVIVGQDPYHTPGVADGLAFSTRADKLPPSLRNIFKELEDDLGIKNSSGDLSSWAQQGVLLLNRTFSVRSGQPLSHDFLNWKVFTDFVLEKLNDHPSPLVFVLWGKEAQALEKNIDDRHAIIKSAHPSPLSAYRGFFGSGVFAKINEALINFGYQPIDFKTR from the coding sequence ATGGAATTATTTACCAATGATTGGGGGGAGGTTTTATCTCCCATTATTAATAGCGAGTATTTTGTGGACTTGATGGAGAAGTTGGCCGACGAGCGGAAGTCATACGATATTTTTCCTGGGGAGAAGGATGTTTTTCGGGCCTTTAATCTGACTGCTTACAAGGAGACACGCGTGGTTATTGTGGGTCAAGATCCTTATCACACGCCGGGGGTTGCAGATGGTTTAGCTTTTTCAACTAGGGCCGACAAGTTGCCGCCATCTCTTAGAAATATTTTTAAGGAGTTAGAGGATGATTTGGGAATCAAAAACTCGTCTGGTGATTTGTCATCCTGGGCCCAGCAGGGAGTTTTACTTTTGAACAGGACTTTTTCTGTTCGCTCTGGTCAGCCTTTGAGCCATGATTTTTTAAATTGGAAGGTCTTTACTGATTTTGTTCTAGAGAAGTTAAACGACCATCCTTCCCCACTGGTTTTTGTTTTATGGGGCAAGGAGGCCCAGGCTTTGGAGAAAAATATCGACGATCGTCACGCTATTATAAAATCTGCCCATCCGTCTCCGCTTTCAGCCTATCGCGGTTTTTTTGGATCGGGTGTTTTTGCAAAAATAAATGAGGCTTTGATAAATTTTGGCTACCAGCCGATTGATTTTAAAACGAGGTGA
- a CDS encoding class I SAM-dependent methyltransferase, whose amino-acid sequence MFKKFLENFRKPKDNFGGRFMLKSMNKGHEKLASWGRSYLEIKKEYKVLDLGCGGGRNIEYFLTKANKVYGIDHSETSVKMASDINKEAIESGRCQISVGDVRSLPFENESIDIITAFETIYFWDDIEECFKEIYRLLKNGGQFLICNEVSSMDRRDVRILAHKIEMQVYTPDDLTKMLTNIGFCCDYHLDGKKQLAFIGKK is encoded by the coding sequence ATGTTTAAGAAATTTTTAGAAAATTTTAGAAAGCCAAAAGACAATTTTGGCGGCAGATTCATGTTAAAGAGCATGAATAAAGGGCATGAAAAATTAGCAAGTTGGGGTAGGTCTTACTTAGAAATAAAAAAAGAATATAAAGTCCTAGATTTGGGGTGTGGCGGTGGACGCAATATTGAATACTTTTTAACCAAGGCTAACAAAGTATATGGGATTGACCACTCAGAGACGAGTGTAAAAATGGCAAGCGATATAAATAAAGAAGCAATTGAGTCCGGCAGATGTCAAATTTCAGTGGGAGATGTAAGGAGCCTTCCTTTTGAAAATGAATCCATAGATATCATCACAGCTTTTGAAACTATTTATTTTTGGGATGACATAGAGGAATGCTTTAAAGAAATTTATCGCCTTTTGAAAAATGGCGGACAGTTTTTAATCTGTAATGAAGTCTCATCTATGGACAGAAGAGATGTTAGAATTTTAGCGCATAAGATAGAAATGCAAGTATACACGCCAGACGATTTGACAAAAATGCTTACGAATATCGGTTTTTGCTGCGACTATCATTTAGATGGGAAAAAACAACTAGCATTTATTGGGAAAAAATAA
- a CDS encoding alpha/beta hydrolase has protein sequence MSLTYKIASSIVRLVGVKKMFLKDKDEMLEYARGENEKKVFDLKKARKRAERKNYYLFDRDVMGYRLVSYQKNQSPASGAVLYFFGGGMITGPDKLDFSLAERIMEKTNKDVWFLFYPLCSEDVKVDKTYQVSFETYRLMTQTYNPENISVLGFSSGACLALGIFLHNNAMGRPLKMPGQIISVSPGGIPDVNLDENKEIWEKLNALNHKDIIIDPTYFITAREITKGDEDIPEYMLDGRVGDFTDFPKTYFYYGENECLYAFADEFKKAMEKYQAPYEIVVGKGMCHCYPLLRFFREGREAQDKIIELLK, from the coding sequence ATGAGCTTAACTTATAAAATTGCATCGTCAATAGTCAGACTGGTCGGAGTCAAAAAAATGTTTTTAAAAGACAAAGACGAGATGCTTGAGTACGCAAGGGGAGAAAATGAAAAAAAGGTCTTTGATTTAAAGAAGGCAAGAAAAAGGGCAGAGAGAAAAAATTATTATCTCTTCGACAGAGATGTCATGGGCTACAGATTGGTCTCTTATCAAAAAAACCAAAGTCCTGCCTCTGGTGCAGTCCTTTATTTTTTCGGCGGAGGCATGATTACAGGACCTGATAAGTTAGATTTTTCTTTGGCGGAAAGAATAATGGAAAAAACAAATAAAGACGTATGGTTTTTGTTTTATCCCCTTTGCTCGGAGGATGTAAAGGTGGATAAGACATACCAAGTCTCATTTGAGACCTATAGACTGATGACCCAAACTTACAATCCAGAAAATATAAGCGTGTTGGGATTTTCCTCAGGAGCCTGCTTGGCCCTTGGAATATTTTTGCACAACAATGCAATGGGTAGGCCGCTTAAAATGCCTGGCCAAATCATTTCAGTTTCACCCGGCGGTATACCTGATGTAAATCTTGATGAAAATAAAGAGATTTGGGAAAAATTAAATGCACTTAATCACAAAGACATAATAATTGATCCAACCTATTTTATAACTGCAAGGGAAATTACAAAAGGCGATGAAGACATACCCGAATATATGCTTGACGGAAGAGTGGGAGATTTTACCGACTTTCCGAAAACATATTTTTATTACGGTGAAAATGAATGCCTCTATGCCTTTGCTGACGAATTTAAAAAGGCCATGGAAAAATACCAGGCCCCATACGAAATCGTTGTTGGAAAGGGCATGTGCCACTGCTATCCGCTTTTAAGATTTTTTAGAGAGGGCAGAGAGGCCCAAGACAAAATTATTGAATTGTTAAAATAA
- a CDS encoding isoprenylcysteine carboxylmethyltransferase family protein: MKTQTNKMPTFGVGPIYVITCLGLTIIGLILSNYGYLKAGQIDQGEIYFNILGGLSILFGINLWIRAVLIQKINAKVKENKLITDGVYAIVRNPVYSAFIFLFTGLLIMAHNYLLLILPLIYWAFLTILIKNTEEKWLREKFGQEYIEYCKNVNRIIPWKRRK, encoded by the coding sequence ATGAAAACGCAAACAAATAAAATGCCAACTTTTGGAGTTGGACCCATTTATGTAATTACCTGCCTGGGACTAACAATCATCGGTCTGATCTTATCCAATTATGGATATTTAAAAGCTGGGCAAATCGACCAAGGGGAAATTTATTTCAATATACTTGGAGGGCTTTCAATTTTGTTCGGCATAAACCTATGGATAAGGGCAGTCCTAATACAAAAAATAAATGCAAAAGTAAAAGAAAACAAACTAATCACAGACGGAGTCTACGCCATCGTCAGAAACCCAGTCTACTCAGCCTTTATATTTTTATTTACAGGCCTGCTTATAATGGCCCACAACTATCTGCTCTTAATATTACCTCTAATATACTGGGCCTTCCTAACCATACTCATTAAAAACACAGAAGAAAAATGGTTGCGCGAAAAATTCGGACAAGAATACATCGAATACTGTAAAAATGTAAATAGGATAATCCCGTGGAAAAGGAGAAAATGA
- a CDS encoding PD-(D/E)XK nuclease family protein, producing the protein MEKFFYELKLIYNKYKLLDSMKSDFNIFSQLLNPYDEVNLHSKLIYSILNDCKFKKEFMFNFLKTTGVISAEDVGPNDLKIIDVEREKAFPDGRMDLFFSCNVKDKNVKDKKYAIIIENKIFAGDQYEQIDRYIKFADEYQADVKKVFYLTLMGHAPSEDSASNLDRVNLISYNNEILNWIENCIKISAREPALREVLIQYADLLEKITGKDVDYTMDVMNFLLESPENFNMANSIQPAIIDAKTDLQMRFWKKLEESLDEMFRNFSGLNYRKTDRDEDIGPVNPWYSETIIKNYYNNMRNSSCYGVMYYLYNRDDLGDLCFKIEYNKGESLFYGITKQAPGVNIDKLETDGDLKKKLESHDYKSSTGWFTWKYLMFNDKKYDFFNMDPDLVNILMDYDRLDDLIKKITKEVENFIHIIVD; encoded by the coding sequence ATGGAAAAATTTTTTTACGAGCTTAAATTAATATACAACAAGTACAAGCTCTTGGATAGTATGAAGTCTGATTTTAATATTTTCTCCCAGCTTTTAAATCCCTATGACGAGGTTAATCTCCACTCTAAACTTATTTATTCGATTTTGAACGATTGCAAGTTTAAAAAAGAATTTATGTTTAACTTTTTAAAGACCACAGGCGTTATATCAGCTGAGGATGTAGGTCCTAATGATCTTAAAATTATAGATGTTGAGAGGGAGAAGGCTTTTCCCGATGGACGAATGGACTTGTTTTTTTCTTGCAATGTCAAGGATAAAAATGTCAAGGACAAAAAGTATGCAATCATCATTGAAAATAAAATCTTTGCTGGCGATCAATACGAACAGATAGACAGGTATATAAAATTCGCTGACGAGTACCAAGCCGATGTCAAAAAAGTTTTTTATCTGACTCTTATGGGCCATGCTCCATCTGAAGATAGTGCAAGTAATTTAGACCGGGTGAATTTGATTTCCTATAACAATGAAATTTTAAATTGGATTGAAAATTGTATCAAAATTTCTGCCAGAGAGCCCGCCCTTAGGGAAGTGCTTATTCAGTATGCAGACTTGTTAGAAAAAATAACTGGAAAGGATGTAGATTATACTATGGATGTTATGAACTTTTTATTGGAATCCCCTGAAAATTTTAATATGGCAAACAGCATACAGCCAGCTATCATCGATGCCAAGACAGATCTACAGATGAGGTTTTGGAAAAAACTTGAAGAGTCTCTAGACGAGATGTTTAGAAATTTCTCTGGCCTCAATTATAGAAAAACCGACCGAGACGAAGACATTGGACCAGTTAATCCTTGGTATTCGGAAACAATAATAAAAAATTACTACAACAACATGAGAAACTCCTCATGTTATGGAGTAATGTATTACTTATACAATAGGGATGACTTGGGCGATTTGTGTTTTAAGATTGAGTACAACAAAGGAGAATCTTTGTTTTATGGGATAACCAAACAAGCTCCAGGAGTCAATATAGATAAGTTGGAAACAGATGGTGATCTAAAAAAGAAACTTGAATCTCATGATTATAAATCATCAACCGGATGGTTTACCTGGAAATATCTTATGTTTAATGATAAAAAATACGATTTTTTCAATATGGATCCTGACCTTGTCAATATTCTAATGGATTACGATAGACTTGATGATCTAATTAAAAAAATTACAAAGGAAGTCGAGAACTTTATCCATATAATTGTAGATTAA
- a CDS encoding site-specific DNA-methyltransferase, translating into MRFLDELKDVLSKDERFIGEDNQIIKTKVSDAARDNDEKLLKALLINEFLKESLFKKIDDIYVFDINKFIWIVESKEFLPDSYTMYKNKIGLVDRNNNLISQKEDVSLVWPYKDCVLEGGQTKEDQKRDEIFYNEILAPDQVNRLLAPKVLSNAKRYTKDGFEENIEFNEDDNLIIKGNNLIALSSLLKRYGDKVKCIYIDPPYYFDEKKEEDTFLYNSNFKLSTWLNFMKNRLEVALKFLKDDGFIFVQIGDDGYAYLKVIMDEIFGNNKYINTIIVKSKASSGASGGGEDKKLKKNVEYILIYGNENSILKTQYIKTPLNKYISEREEEGKSFAYTNVMLDMGEEHYIGETVDGFGDIIKLYEMKNYKSISVKKLAEQENCSEEEIYRRYIDKIYTTENAQTSIRDRVRENVSNDVDLVIARYVPVSGKNKGKLVDVGFIGNTKRLVSYLKETVLIEGDYIYKTEKAGTLWDDISWSSVKLEGNVDFGAGKKPEKLMKRIIESSTSEGDIVMDYHIGSGTTAATAHKLGRKYIGIDQMNYIEDMAIKRLNNVIKGDSSGISKETKWLGGGSFVYCELLEDNESLVKELEDSKTSEEIKDVLNKAIDYGKLIPSVLPKDLKDTEEDFKKLSLDEQKNLVMELLNKNKLYINLSDIDDEDYNVNESDKKFTRSFYGKE; encoded by the coding sequence ATGAGATTTTTAGACGAGTTAAAAGATGTTCTTAGCAAAGATGAACGTTTTATTGGAGAGGACAATCAAATTATCAAAACTAAAGTTTCTGATGCTGCGAGAGATAATGATGAGAAATTATTAAAAGCGCTCTTGATTAATGAGTTTTTAAAAGAAAGTCTATTTAAAAAGATAGATGATATCTATGTATTTGATATTAACAAATTCATCTGGATTGTAGAGTCAAAAGAATTTTTACCTGATTCATATACAATGTATAAAAATAAAATAGGATTGGTTGATAGAAATAATAATTTGATTAGTCAAAAAGAAGACGTTTCTCTAGTTTGGCCATATAAAGATTGCGTCTTGGAAGGTGGACAAACCAAAGAAGATCAAAAGAGAGATGAAATATTTTATAATGAAATCCTTGCTCCCGATCAAGTTAACAGACTCCTTGCTCCAAAAGTTTTAAGTAACGCAAAAAGGTATACGAAAGATGGGTTTGAGGAAAATATAGAATTTAATGAAGATGATAATTTGATTATTAAAGGAAATAATTTAATTGCACTTTCTAGTCTTTTAAAAAGGTATGGAGACAAAGTAAAATGTATTTATATTGATCCACCTTATTACTTTGACGAAAAAAAAGAAGAAGACACTTTTCTTTATAATAGTAATTTTAAATTATCAACTTGGCTTAATTTCATGAAAAATAGACTAGAGGTAGCTCTTAAGTTTTTGAAAGATGACGGCTTTATATTTGTTCAAATAGGCGATGATGGTTATGCGTATTTAAAAGTCATTATGGATGAAATATTTGGAAACAACAAGTATATAAACACAATAATTGTAAAATCTAAAGCTTCTTCTGGAGCTAGTGGAGGAGGGGAAGATAAAAAGTTAAAGAAAAATGTTGAATATATATTAATCTATGGAAATGAAAATTCAATATTGAAAACTCAATATATAAAAACACCACTTAACAAATATATATCTGAAAGAGAAGAAGAAGGAAAAAGTTTTGCGTATACTAATGTTATGCTAGATATGGGCGAAGAGCATTATATTGGAGAAACAGTTGATGGATTTGGGGATATTATAAAACTTTATGAAATGAAGAATTATAAATCTATAAGTGTAAAAAAGTTAGCTGAGCAAGAAAATTGTTCAGAAGAAGAGATATATAGAAGATATATTGACAAAATATATACAACAGAAAATGCCCAAACTTCTATTAGGGATAGAGTAAGAGAGAATGTTTCCAATGATGTTGACTTAGTTATTGCTAGATATGTTCCAGTATCTGGTAAAAACAAAGGAAAATTAGTTGATGTTGGCTTTATTGGCAATACAAAAAGGTTAGTTAGCTATTTAAAAGAAACAGTGTTAATTGAGGGGGATTATATATATAAAACGGAAAAGGCTGGTACTTTATGGGATGATATATCTTGGAGCTCTGTAAAATTAGAAGGCAATGTTGATTTTGGTGCTGGAAAAAAACCTGAAAAATTAATGAAAAGAATTATTGAATCTTCCACATCTGAAGGAGACATCGTGATGGATTATCATATTGGATCAGGAACTACTGCTGCTACTGCTCATAAATTAGGTAGAAAATATATTGGTATAGATCAAATGAATTACATTGAAGACATGGCAATTAAAAGATTAAACAATGTAATAAAAGGAGATTCATCAGGAATATCAAAAGAAACTAAATGGCTAGGGGGAGGCTCTTTTGTTTACTGTGAACTTTTAGAAGATAACGAAAGTCTAGTCAAAGAGCTTGAAGATTCAAAAACATCAGAAGAAATTAAAGATGTTCTAAACAAAGCGATTGATTATGGAAAGTTGATTCCTTCTGTGCTTCCAAAGGATTTAAAGGATACTGAAGAAGATTTCAAAAAATTAAGTCTTGATGAGCAAAAAAATCTTGTAATGGAACTTTTAAATAAGAACAAACTTTATATAAATTTATCAGATATTGATGATGAAGATTATAACGTAAATGAATCTGATAAAAAGTTTACCAGAAGTTTTTATGGTAAGGAGTGA
- a CDS encoding DEAD/DEAH box helicase family protein has protein sequence MTDQYLYQKLDALKQFVGLKELPDYIMANLNDNIVLRDYQEEAFRYFITYAESDLIKDKRIHNLFHMATGSGKTVIMAGLILYLYTRGYRKFLFFVNQNNIIEKTRENFLNNNSIKYLFANNIELMGEQVQIKEVGNFAFYDKNAINICFTSTQQLHLDMWYPKENAPTFEDFENDKIVLISDESHHINTLTKGLTKTEKTNIEKNAESWENTIQSIFEANNNNILLEFTATADLKDPNVERKYKDKIIYDYTLSKFRESGYTKDFRNMQGDYDRWTRTLLALIISEYRRHLFGDSGQNIKPVILLKSKSIKESKEHYEEFYKKLNSLEFDDIMKFKNSENEYLRNAMEYFLKKDPSLNSLLADLKRGFAAENSLILNSKNDSEEREKQIYVNSLEAEDNPYRIIFTVDMLNEGWDVLNLFDIVRLYETRDGKGGKPGKTTISEAQLIGRGARYCPFKIEDDQPRNKRKYDNDITNENRILETLLYHSMQDSRYISELRYALKQTGLLDAPIEIEYKLKDEFKNTDFFRYAYVFSNRRVEKSRESVCEIDEKIQNRFYQHKVYTGSSVLYGLFDEGQARDNTKFETFRFKFKDIPLNISEGAMDNFNILKFNTLKSYFPNLKSKKEFLQADNYLGNITLIIESPYDSVKAKDLYEGCMKILTDIATYIQRIQTEYEGTREFYANNVRDVIRDKTIYVDNPHGDGVGVSQLCMFGEDQLDLEAEPWYVYNDNYGTTEEKKFVSYFKGILNDLKKNYDEIYLVRNERIAALAIYEFDTGERFEPDYLLFLRKNGADGYTQEQIYIEPKGGHLLDTDKWKEDFLLKIEGQGIPTKIYADDNKYKIVGLPFFNKEERMKEFEEAIDKYIK, from the coding sequence ATGACTGACCAATATTTATATCAAAAGCTAGATGCCTTGAAGCAATTTGTCGGCTTAAAAGAGCTACCAGACTATATAATGGCTAATTTGAATGATAATATTGTTTTGAGAGACTACCAGGAAGAAGCCTTCAGGTATTTTATAACCTATGCAGAAAGTGATTTAATAAAAGACAAGCGTATTCACAATCTTTTCCATATGGCTACGGGATCTGGAAAGACTGTTATAATGGCAGGACTTATTCTTTATTTATATACAAGAGGTTATAGAAAATTTTTATTTTTTGTTAACCAAAATAACATTATAGAAAAAACTAGGGAGAATTTTTTAAACAACAATTCTATTAAATATCTTTTTGCTAATAACATTGAACTAATGGGAGAGCAAGTTCAGATAAAAGAAGTAGGAAACTTTGCTTTTTATGATAAAAATGCCATTAATATTTGTTTTACTTCTACGCAACAACTCCATTTAGATATGTGGTATCCGAAAGAAAACGCTCCTACTTTTGAAGACTTTGAAAATGATAAAATTGTTTTGATTTCTGATGAGTCTCACCATATAAATACTCTTACTAAGGGTTTAACAAAAACTGAAAAAACAAATATTGAAAAGAATGCTGAAAGTTGGGAAAATACTATTCAGAGTATTTTTGAGGCCAATAATAACAATATTTTATTAGAATTTACTGCAACTGCTGACTTGAAAGATCCTAATGTAGAAAGAAAATATAAGGATAAAATTATATATGACTATACTCTGTCTAAATTTAGAGAAAGCGGATATACTAAAGATTTTAGAAATATGCAGGGGGATTATGATAGGTGGACAAGGACTTTACTTGCTCTGATTATTAGCGAATATAGAAGACACCTGTTTGGGGATAGTGGCCAAAATATAAAACCGGTCATTCTTTTAAAATCTAAGAGCATTAAAGAGTCTAAAGAACATTATGAAGAATTTTATAAAAAATTAAATAGCCTAGAATTTGATGACATAATGAAATTTAAAAACTCTGAAAACGAGTACCTAAGAAATGCTATGGAGTATTTTCTCAAAAAGGATCCAAGCCTAAATTCTTTGCTTGCAGATTTAAAAAGAGGCTTTGCAGCAGAAAATTCTTTAATACTTAATTCTAAGAACGATTCTGAGGAAAGAGAAAAACAAATTTATGTAAACTCGCTTGAAGCTGAAGATAACCCTTATAGGATCATTTTTACAGTAGATATGTTAAATGAGGGTTGGGATGTTCTCAATCTATTTGATATTGTAAGACTTTATGAAACTAGGGATGGTAAAGGTGGAAAGCCGGGAAAAACAACCATATCCGAGGCTCAATTAATAGGTCGGGGAGCTAGATATTGTCCTTTTAAAATTGAAGATGATCAGCCTAGAAACAAGCGTAAATATGATAATGATATAACAAATGAGAATAGAATTTTAGAGACATTGCTATATCACTCAATGCAGGATTCAAGGTATATAAGTGAGTTAAGATATGCTCTAAAACAAACAGGCTTGTTAGATGCACCAATTGAAATAGAGTATAAATTAAAAGATGAATTTAAAAACACAGATTTCTTTAGGTACGCTTATGTATTTTCGAATAGAAGAGTAGAAAAGTCTAGAGAGTCCGTTTGTGAGATTGACGAAAAAATTCAAAACAGATTTTATCAACATAAAGTTTATACGGGAAGCTCAGTTTTATACGGGCTATTTGATGAAGGCCAAGCAAGAGACAACACTAAATTTGAAACATTTAGATTTAAATTTAAAGATATTCCATTAAATATATCTGAAGGTGCAATGGATAATTTTAATATACTTAAGTTTAATACGCTTAAGTCATATTTTCCTAATTTAAAATCTAAAAAAGAATTTTTGCAAGCAGATAACTACTTGGGTAATATTACCCTAATCATAGAATCGCCTTATGATAGTGTTAAGGCAAAAGATTTGTATGAAGGTTGTATGAAAATTCTCACCGATATAGCAACATATATTCAAAGAATACAAACAGAGTATGAGGGCACAAGAGAATTTTATGCAAATAATGTTCGTGATGTAATAAGAGATAAGACAATTTATGTAGATAATCCTCATGGGGATGGAGTTGGTGTCTCTCAATTATGTATGTTTGGAGAAGATCAACTAGATTTGGAAGCAGAACCATGGTATGTCTATAATGATAATTATGGAACTACTGAAGAAAAGAAGTTTGTCAGTTATTTTAAAGGCATATTAAACGACCTCAAGAAAAACTATGATGAAATCTATTTGGTTAGGAACGAAAGAATAGCAGCCCTTGCTATATATGAATTTGACACCGGAGAAAGATTTGAACCAGACTATTTACTATTCTTAAGAAAAAATGGGGCAGACGGGTATACCCAAGAGCAGATTTATATAGAACCTAAAGGGGGACATCTTTTAGATACAGATAAGTGGAAAGAAGATTTCTTATTAAAAATAGAAGGACAAGGAATACCAACAAAAATTTATGCAGATGACAATAAGTATAAAATAGTAGGCCTTCCATTCTTTAATAAAGAAGAGAGAATGAAAGAGTTTGAAGAGGCGATAGATAAGTATATAAAATAG
- a CDS encoding ATP-dependent endonuclease, protein MRYLADELYIKKFRKLKDIDIELGKKMTVFSGINGVGKSNIMSLIAMAFGSSGTRVAGGKFFPHFDEYFVITKEEYENQRNDSYSSYLKIKAGDGFIQKRLGLKDDSDQGRGIRVIPRVTSFFTEGKTVEEVDKETKKLYNIGHSGRVPVPTIFISLSRLYPMGETELKENNIMDSNEIVKDGAIKKYIEWYNRVLPDSINVDMYKMSKIKKVVNTNGRIHVKLEDSDARTQSIGEDNLGTIISALVDFYYLKQKQGDMYLGGIICIDEVDASLHPSAQIRLFELLEDLTDDLQLQVLMTTHSMTMLEKIIKKQNRNNEDYKLIYLLDPRLPRIKKNVNSIEDIKADMFDERSFYKPIIKVYCEDFETKFIFDELIKTIERADKNKSEKLSLPEYKVFPMSLGHKQLEGLRNFDKYFESVVILVDGDSKKDSDRNFLNDYLNNDIEGFQKRDLKENIIALPTFLAPESYYYYILKQILFEDRFWKKLEDMDLENDYTSYKLKRFLDSAKFEDKNNIKNDELKKLFDKENLAYIKNFISKTQLLSYYYEKNPEELLTFKDEVQRVFNIVENKVKANM, encoded by the coding sequence ATGAGATATTTAGCTGATGAACTATATATAAAAAAATTTAGAAAACTAAAGGATATTGACATTGAACTGGGCAAAAAAATGACAGTTTTCTCTGGTATTAATGGTGTTGGGAAGTCAAATATCATGTCGTTAATTGCTATGGCTTTTGGTAGCTCAGGGACAAGAGTTGCAGGAGGTAAATTTTTTCCACATTTTGATGAATATTTTGTAATTACAAAAGAGGAGTATGAGAATCAAAGAAATGATTCATATTCATCTTATTTGAAAATAAAAGCTGGAGACGGTTTCATTCAAAAAAGGTTAGGTTTAAAAGATGACTCTGATCAAGGACGGGGCATAAGAGTAATACCTAGAGTTACAAGTTTTTTCACAGAGGGAAAAACAGTTGAGGAAGTGGATAAGGAAACTAAAAAACTCTACAATATTGGTCACTCTGGACGAGTCCCTGTTCCGACGATATTTATATCATTGTCAAGATTGTATCCTATGGGAGAAACAGAATTAAAAGAAAATAATATTATGGACAGTAACGAGATTGTAAAAGATGGTGCAATAAAAAAGTATATAGAGTGGTATAATAGAGTTTTGCCCGATTCTATTAATGTGGATATGTATAAAATGAGTAAAATAAAAAAAGTAGTCAACACTAATGGAAGAATACATGTAAAATTAGAAGACTCAGATGCTAGGACTCAATCTATTGGTGAGGATAATTTAGGTACGATCATATCAGCATTAGTGGATTTTTATTATTTGAAACAAAAGCAGGGAGATATGTATTTAGGAGGTATTATATGTATTGATGAAGTTGATGCATCTCTACATCCTAGTGCGCAAATAAGATTATTTGAGTTACTTGAAGATTTAACTGATGATTTACAACTTCAAGTATTAATGACAACTCACTCCATGACAATGCTAGAAAAAATTATAAAAAAACAAAATAGAAACAATGAAGATTATAAACTAATATACTTGTTGGATCCAAGATTACCAAGAATCAAAAAAAACGTAAATTCGATTGAAGATATTAAAGCTGATATGTTTGATGAAAGAAGTTTTTATAAACCTATTATTAAAGTTTATTGTGAAGACTTTGAAACCAAATTTATATTTGATGAATTAATAAAAACTATAGAAAGAGCTGATAAAAATAAATCAGAAAAATTAAGTTTGCCAGAGTATAAAGTTTTTCCGATGTCTTTAGGCCACAAACAATTAGAGGGGTTGAGAAATTTTGATAAGTATTTTGAGTCAGTTGTTATACTAGTAGATGGAGATTCTAAAAAAGATTCAGATAGAAACTTTTTGAACGATTATTTAAATAATGATATAGAAGGTTTTCAAAAACGTGATTTAAAGGAAAACATTATAGCATTACCAACATTTTTGGCACCAGAATCGTATTATTATTATATTTTAAAACAAATATTATTTGAAGATAGATTTTGGAAGAAATTAGAAGATATGGATTTAGAAAATGATTATACATCTTATAAACTAAAAAGGTTCCTTGATTCAGCAAAATTTGAAGATAAAAATAACATAAAAAATGATGAGCTAAAGAAATTATTTGATAAAGAAAATTTAGCATACATTAAAAATTTTATTTCTAAGACTCAGTTATTATCATATTATTATGAGAAAAATCCAGAAGAACTTTTGACTTTTAAAGATGAAGTTCAGAGGGTATTTAATATAGTAGAAAATAAAGTTAAAGCAAATATGTAG